The following proteins are encoded in a genomic region of Alosa alosa isolate M-15738 ecotype Scorff River chromosome 10, AALO_Geno_1.1, whole genome shotgun sequence:
- the tomm6 gene encoding mitochondrial import receptor subunit TOM6 homolog: MSGPTKKAGSASSGVSEWIGKACRFATDRNDFRRNLLVNLGLFAAGVWVARNLSDFDLMAPQPVT; encoded by the exons ATGAGTGGACCGACAAAGAAAGCCGGATCGGCGTCATCTGGAGTCTCGGAATGGATCGGTAAAGCCTGTCGTTTTGCCACAGACAGAAATGATTTCAGAAG GAATCTCCTCGTCAACCTGGGTCTGTTTGCAGCAGGCGTTTGGGTAGCGAGAAACCTGTCAGATTTTGACCTCATGGCCCCTCAGCCAGTAACATAG
- the LOC125301661 gene encoding ubiquinol-cytochrome-c reductase complex assembly factor 2 isoform X1: MSATRYRRFLKLCEEWPRDESKKGRDLGTFLRQRVAHAFREGENTQLSDPEKCDQMYESLARINSNMYREKFPRAKDTSFTGVTVEECRMLLSTDTVSGTSVLKGHGQTKRRKMGTCSRWTRRRRVCGRP, encoded by the exons ATGTCCGCCACAAGGTATAGACGATTTCTCAAACTCTGCGAAGAATGGCCAAGGGACGAATCAAAAAAAGGTCGTGATTTAGGCACGTTCCTTCGACAGAGAGTAGCGCATGCATTTCGTGAAGGAGAAAATACCCAG TTGTCAGACCCAGAAAAATGTGACCAGATGTACGAAAGCTTGGCCCGAATCAACAGTAACATGTACAGGGAAAAG TTTCCTCGAGCAAAGGACACAAGTTTCACAGGTGTTACAGTTGAGGAGTGTCGGATGTTGTTATCAACAG ATACAGTAAGTGGTACTTCAGTCCTTAAAGGACATGGCCAGACCAAAAGGAGAAAAATG GGAACATGCAGCAGATGGACGAGGAGAAGAAGGGTTTGTGGAAGACCCTGA
- the LOC125301661 gene encoding ubiquinol-cytochrome-c reductase complex assembly factor 2 isoform X2 encodes MSATRYRRFLKLCEEWPRDESKKGRDLGTFLRQRVAHAFREGENTQLSDPEKCDQMYESLARINSNMYREKFPRAKDTSFTGVTVEECRMLLSTGNMQQMDEEKKGLWKTLMERFSSKPEETPEKPTEK; translated from the exons ATGTCCGCCACAAGGTATAGACGATTTCTCAAACTCTGCGAAGAATGGCCAAGGGACGAATCAAAAAAAGGTCGTGATTTAGGCACGTTCCTTCGACAGAGAGTAGCGCATGCATTTCGTGAAGGAGAAAATACCCAG TTGTCAGACCCAGAAAAATGTGACCAGATGTACGAAAGCTTGGCCCGAATCAACAGTAACATGTACAGGGAAAAG TTTCCTCGAGCAAAGGACACAAGTTTCACAGGTGTTACAGTTGAGGAGTGTCGGATGTTGTTATCAACAG GGAACATGCAGCAGATGGACGAGGAGAAGAAGGGTTTGTGGAAGACCCTGATGGAACGATTCTCATCAAAGCCTGAGGAGACCCCTGAAAAGCCCACTGAAAAGTAG
- the tspo gene encoding translocator protein, whose translation MWMPMLGLTALPHLGGLCGGFVTRKEVKTWYPTINKPSWRPPNAAFPIVWTTLYTGMGYASYLVWNELGGFTNDAVVPLGLYGLQLALNWAWTPIFFGAHKIKLALIEIVLLTGTVGATMVSWYPISRTATLLMTPYLAWLCLATTLNYCIWRDNPEKKEKK comes from the exons ATGTGGATGCCTATGTTGGGTCTCACTGCCCTGCCTCATTTAGGAGGGCTGTGTGGCGGTTTTGTCACTCGTAAAGAAGTGAAGACATGGTATCCAACTATAAACAAACCTTCCTGGCGACCTCCTAATGCAGCTTTCCCAATAGTTTGGACAACACTCTACACAGGCATGGG GTATGCCTCCTACCTTGTCTGGAATGAGCTGGGTGGTTTCACAAATGATGCTGTAGTACCTCTAGGACTCTATGGTCTGCAGTTGGCTCTGAACTGGGCATGGACACCCATCTTCTTTGGCGCACATAAAATTAAATTG GCGCTGATTGAGATTGTGCTGCTCACTGGGACAGTGGGTGCCACCATGGTGTCTTGGTACCCCATCAGCCGTACTGCCACTCTACTCATGACCCCATACCTGGCCTGGCTCTGTCTAGCCACCACCCTGAACTACTGCATCTGGAGAGACAAtcctgagaaaaaggaaaaaaaataa